Proteins encoded together in one Rhipicephalus sanguineus isolate Rsan-2018 chromosome 9, BIME_Rsan_1.4, whole genome shotgun sequence window:
- the LOC119405683 gene encoding LOW QUALITY PROTEIN: uncharacterized protein LOC119405683 (The sequence of the model RefSeq protein was modified relative to this genomic sequence to represent the inferred CDS: deleted 1 base in 1 codon), whose amino-acid sequence MRGEEFGERMSETSTAQVQGGISGSLRSFVTAFLSGRTFCVRVGRETSRPRDITAGVPQGSVLSPLLFNMAMAGLPASLPTGTKFPTRCSVYADDVALWARGPRQSIPAIRRSLQAALDAVITYLGGIGLKVSATKTEALLIHPLAAARTYVKRLRVGNRSLPWKPTVKYLGLTIDHRLTWIPAAKAAAAQVRRVQGAISKLQQRGRGCSTKWALRLNQASASSVLLYAFPLVTLTPARRLHLEGLHRKALRAILGLPKCSPVAATLAEAGEWPLSLRMLQRALGHIDRLHRAADGRTLLERLRSQPRSRMGGLCQLYHQMVPDPPVPVTRPPPHHRPPEVHLSLDGATKRRTPAAALQQAATSKLQEQLEGRLQVFTDGSVMPDGTAAAACVIPSKAISRQCRLPFPASSTAAELAGLHLAADLLAEGIPAEPIAVLCDSKAALQTLANHRRAGLTGNLLATKFRALAASGASVSFHWLPSHVGIAGNEEADRLAKAAHQPGIPITQAVAARDYSQARLKKLLVTVHPDRRVANGQGPKPLPETGLTRREQASLLRLRTGCVWTAARRYLKGRCASPACSRCGDPETLEHLLCTCPGLAKERSTVTTAYRRQGLPATTLEHLLFPSRSHLPALRSLADFIEETGIAAYH is encoded by the exons ATGAGGGGTGAAGAATTCGGAGAACGCATGTCGGAAACTTccactgcacaggtgcaaggag GCATCAGCGGGAGCCTCCGCAGCTTCGTGACCGCCTTCCTGTCCGGGAGGACCTTCTGCGTCCGTGTTGGAAGGGAGACCAGCCGACCCAGGGACATCACCGCAGGTGTACCACAGGGATCCGTGCTGAGCCCCCTT CTCTTCAACATGGCGATGGCGGGACTTCCAGCTTCTCTCCCGACAGGCACCAAGTTTCCGACCCGCTGCTCCGTCTACGCTGACGACGTAGCACTCTGGGCCCGGGGACCAAGGCAGTCCATCCCAGCCATCAGGAGGTCACTGCAGGCGGCCCTGGATGCAGTCATCACCTACCTCGGAGGCATCGGACTCAAGGTCTCCGCCACCAAGACTGAGGCCCTGCTGATCCACCCGCTGGCGGCGGCACGGACGTACGTGAAACGGCTGAGGGTCGGCAACCGCAGCCTGCCATGGAAGCCGACGGTGAAGTACCTGGGGCTCACCATCGACCACCGGCTCACCTGGATACCAGCTGCCAAGGCCGCCGCCGCCCAGGTCAGACGTGTTCAGGGAGCCATCAGCAAGCTGCAGCAACGTGGCCGAGGCTGTTCCACCAAGTGGGCACTACGGCTCAACCAGGCCTCGGCGTCCTCGGTCCTGCTGTACGCCTTCCCACTGGTGACCCTGACCCCGGCCAGGAGACTCCACCTGGAGGGACTTCACAGGAAAGCTCTGAGGGCCATCCTGGGGCTCCCCAAGTGCTCCCCCGTGGCAGCGACTCTCGCCGAGGCGGGAGAGTGGCCCCTGTCCCTACGCATGCTCCAACGTGCCCTGGGGCACATCGACCGCCTTCACCGTGCAGCCGACGGCAGGACCCTCCTGGAGCGCCTTCGCAGCCAGCCAAGGTCACGGATGGGCGGACTCTGTCAACTCTACCACCAGATGGTCCCGGATCCGCCAGTTCCGGTCACGCGTCCGCCTCCTCATCACCGACCACCCGAGGTCCACCTGTCCTTGGATGGGGCCACCAAGCGCCGCACGCCTGCGGCAGCACTGCAACAGGCTGCCACCTCCAAGCTCCAGGAGCAACTGGAAGGGCGACTACAGGTCTTCACCGACGGATCCGTCATGCCAGACGGGACTGCAGCGGCAGCGTGCGTCATCCCGTCCAAGGCCATCAGCAGACAGTGCCGGCTGCCCTTCCCGGCGAGCTCCACGGCTGCGGAGTTGGCTGGACTTCACCTGGCGGCGGACCTGCTGGCCGAGGGCATCCCAGCCGAGCCGATTGCGGTCCTCTGCGAcagcaaggcggcactgcagacgCTGGCCAACCATCGCCGCGCCGGGCTCACTGGAAACCTCCTGGCAACCAAGTTCCGGGCCCTCGCGGCATCCGGGGCATCCGTCTCCTTCCACTGGCTGCCCTCTCACGTCGGCATAGCTGGCAACGAGGAGGCGGACAGACTGGCCAAGGCAGCACACCAGCCAGGCATCCCCATCACCCAGGCCGTGGCGGCCAGGGACTACTCGCAGGCCCGCCTCAAGAAGCTCCTCGTCACAGTCCACCCGGACCGGAGGGTGGCCAACGGGCAGGGACCAAAGCCTCTCCCAGAGACGGGCCTCACCAGGAGGGAACAAGCCTCCCTGCTGCGACTGCGGACCGGCTGTGTGTGGACCGCGGCCCGCCGCTACCTGAAGGGTCGCTGCGCCTCCCCggcctgcagccgctgcggcgaccccgagaccctcgagcacctcctTTGTACCTGCCCCGGATTGGCAAAGGAACGCTCGACAGTCACCACAGCCTACCGGAGGCAGGGCCTTCCTGCCACTACCCTGGAGCACCTCCTCTTCCCATCCCGTTCCCATCTACCAGCGCTCCGCAGCCTGGCGGATTTCATCGAGGAGACGGGAATCGCGGCCTACCACTGA
- the LOC119405684 gene encoding ubiquitin-conjugating enzyme E2 Z: MKLDTPATDWCDDDITAIGDELLDDEMEGPLNEDFAPWVDTASDSSDNDDELDGPPVGETPRWPQTTVSSTETERLSMLLLDDWDPVPFEHEEPSSQGLLRLEDDLRDLFTNPLTGVYIEPVAVGRFHVVVVGPSGTPYEGGFFHFLMQCPKDYPMRPPRVRLMNTDDGSVSFNPNLYKSGKVCLDILGTSDTLAWSPAHSISSVVVSIQSLLTKKPHFNEANWISELRPEDCGSYSRIVQHETIRVAVCDAIDACLNGCSLCPGYLQGVMLEHFMAHYEKYEKVVESNLYLTGADMMDPLFFETYGRGQYQYESLLVKLRKMKAQVEDLMKALHVGEQ; the protein is encoded by the coding sequence ATGAAGCTGGACACTCCTGCCACTGACTGGTGCGATGACGATATCACGGCCATCGGCGACGAGCTCTTGGATGACGAGATGGAGGGCCCGCTTAACGAAGACTTCGCACCCTGGGTGGACACTGCTTCGGATAGCAGCGACAACGACGACGAGCTAGATGGCCCGCCCGTTGGAGAGACTCCAAGGTGGCCGCAGACCACAGTCAGCAGCACGGAGACGGAAAGGTTATCCATGCTTCTTCTCGACGACTGGGACCCGGTTCCCTTCGAGCACGAAGAGCCATCGTCGCAGGGCCTGTTGCGCCTCGAGGACGACCTCCGGGACCTCTTCACTAATCCCTTAACGGGTGTGTACATCGAGCCCGTGGCAGTCGGCCGGTTCCACGTGGTGGTGGTGGGCCCCTCGGGTACGCCGTACGAGGGCGGCTTCTTCCACTTCCTGATGCAGTGCCCGAAGGACTACCCGATGCGGCCGCCGCGCGTTCGCCTCATGAACACCGACGATGGAAGCGTGAGCTTCAATCCGAACCTGTACAAAAGCGGTAAGGTGTGCCTGGATATTCTGGGAACCTCGGACACGTTGGCGTGGAGCCCTGCGCACAGCATTTCGAGTGTCGTCGTCTCGATCCAGTCTCTGCTGACGAAGAAGCCGCACTTCAACGAAGCCAACTGGATCAGCGAGCTGCGGCCGGAAGACTGCGGGAGCTACAGTCGCATCGTGCAGCACGAGACCATCCGCGTTGCCGTGTGCGACGCTATCGATGCCTGTCTCAATGGATGCTCGCTGTGCCCGGGGTACCTCCAAGGAGTGATGCTGGAACACTTCATGGCCCACTACGAGAAGTACGAAAAGGTTGTCGAGTCCAACTTGTATCTGACCGGTGCGGACATGATGGACCCGCTCTTCTTCGAAACCTACGGGCGAGGACAGTACCAATACGAAAGCTTGCTCGTGAAGCTGCGCAAGATGAAAGCCCAAGTTGAGGATTTGATGAAGGCATTACACGTAGGTGAACAATGA